The genomic segment TGGGCTTACTTGTGGATGTTACacacaacagtaaaaaaaaattacttgataaAAATTGAGGAATGTAGAGGTATGGGTTCATTTGATTTCCATTATTGCTTTTTTAGAAGTAAACCAAGATTTCAAGATGGGAAGTCCAGACTCAGCTGTGATTTTACCTAGCACTCCACAAGCCGGTGCCAATCCACCATCTCCCCCTACAAGTAGTTCAAGAAAACAAGTATGAAAATCTAAtactttctaattttatatttctaagtatTGTGTCACGGGTGGTTTTAAGTCTATTGAAGATTGTTAACAATGTGTAGACtaataagtaaaaattttcttagcaaaaatttttaagtcattCCCCTAAGGTAATGTATTGGAcaccctccttcctgctcccgcccaagttttcatcatgaatcaataattttcatttagtttcaGTTCAGGTTATTACAATATTCTAAACAGGAAGTTTGAATCTGTGAGGTCATAAAGGTCTTTGGTAGAAAAATCTAGGTCTTTTCCTTAATTTGTAAGTCTGAAGCACCTAGAATAGTGTCATGCGTGGGCTAGTTactgaataaatgtttgtgaTTACTGGGATAAGTGTCTCCACACTGTTTTAGAAGGGGGCTGactttgctaaaataaaaaaataagatttagtgGAGCTTCCAGAAATTGGACATTGCGTCGTGATGGTTACTTTAGATATATGGAGACAGAAAGCCATCTAGTGGTTCTGCTATAGAAATGTAAAGTCTTGATTTTTAGTGGATTTATTTATGTCAAgaattttttcttggagttcccttctggcacagcaggttaaagatccagtgttgtcactacagcagctcggattgctgctgtggcataggcttgatccctggcatgggaacttatACAGGTGGTGgttgtggcctttaaaaaaaaaaaacaacggagGTTTTTCTTGATTAATAGTATCAATGTTTGATGTCTTTTTCAGCCTATGAGTGCAACCCTTAGAGAAAGGTTAAGGAAAACTAGATCTTCATTTAATTCCTGTTATAGTGTGGTAAAACGACTTAAAGTTGAGAGTGAAGAAAATGATCAGACTTTTTCAGAGAAACCAGCACCttcagcagaagaaaaaaactgtttggaatttcaagaaaattttaaacacataGACAGTGAATTTGAAGAAAGTCCATATTCGAAAAATACCTTCAAGAATATCAGTGCATGTGAATCTAATTCATTTGATACTGAATCATGCAGAGATCTCCAAGATGATTTTATGAACGAGAATCTTCCCAAACAAggattaaacaaagaaaaagcaaaattggTGAAGCAGATTCAGGAGAAAGAAGACCTTCTTCGAAGGCTAAAACTAGTCAAAATGTATAGATCAAAGGTGAGAATTTCAGAACCATTGTctaattattttttgattttttgataaaTGGTAGGAAAGCACTTCATAAAGTTTATTTTAGCATAATAAGAAGCTAAGAAACCTGGCTTCCAACAACTTTAACTGAAATATAAGTCATAGATTTAGAGTAGAAGAGGCCTCTAAATAGCAGGTACAACTTTTGGAAAGTTCCAGCCCTCATTTAGTATGCAGTGGAAGCTTTTCTCTCTAGTTTCCAGCTCACAACAGTATTAGAGGTTTCAGATGTTAGCTGCAGGTTGCAATGAGAACAGAAGTGACAGCTGACAGGGAATgagttaaaaatctaaaaatgggccacagaatataataaaaagtatttttagtaGTGATCTTGCGTTATtccaaattattaaaatgttccaagtattcaagaaaataaatatatattagattTTAGATTTCAACTCAGATAGCTTAAGTAAACAGAACTTGAGCACTTGGAAGAAGATGACCCTTATTTACCTGGATCATTCATGTATATTGAaattgttccttcttcctcaacaaTGTAGAATAGGTGATGGAATACTATATCTTATTTGCTGTCTTGaattttgaggatttttaaaaaatatataactgctTGAATTTTATGAGGTAGTGATgttgaaaaattaatttgagtattattttttaaaagtgcagcTGTAATAGAAAACgtagatttttttaaacccatATTTCTACATAATTTTGCCCTacttaatgatttcatttttctcgAGGGTGAGGACAGCCCAGAGCTTAAACCCAACAAAAAAGCCATAGAACTCAACTTGAGTGACAGTGTAACCGTTTTActtaaaatcatattattttcctGGGTAGAAGTCCCATTCATATCCAAGTGTGTTACCCTTTAAACCTATTACTCATTAACTGATTTAACAATTTCCATTAAGTAAGTTAAAATAGGATGGCTTTCAAGTTAttgacatacattttttttttcctgtttcagaaTGACCTGTCTCAGTTACAGTTGTTAATAAAGAAGTGGAGAAGCTGTAGCCAGCTGTTGCTTTATGAGTTGCAGTCAGCTATGTCAGAAGAGAACAAGAAACTAAGCCTTACTCAGCTGATAGACCACTATGGGTTAGATGATAAACTGCTACACTATAGCAGAAATGAAGAAGAATTTATAGATgtttaattcataattttttctccagAACATCTTTGTGAACCTAACTAAAAAATACTTATACATTTTAAAGGGAAGATATAAACCATTAGGGCCTAGAGAAAGGTATCCTGTGAGCCTGGATCAATTTAGGGCCtctgttatataaatataaactaggttctaaaatgaaaatttagtatTTTGAATAAATTTGCCAAAGAAAACTTGACAGTtaaggaaatgtgaaaaaaaattaaatcataaaatttgGAGAATTGTGGAAGTGAGTTttaatacattgttttatttattgtgataaaaagttttatttttaatgttaaaataacatCTTGCAAATGTCTAAACCTAAACTTGTCTAAAAATGCCTGCTTCTTCTTAGTTTATGATCTTGTTTCCATTCATTTACCACATATTTCCATCTGGACAGCCTAGCAGATAAACCCATATGTTcaaaattatattagtttctaTCTCTTCAAATTTGTTACTTGTATCCCTCATCTTATTTAGTGAAATGATCATCTATTTCTTATAAAACCTCATATCTTCATCTCCCACTTTGAGGCATCTTGGTATACAAGGCCTTTTACATTTATCTacctttctaggtttttttttttttttttttactttttagggccacacccacggcatgtggagggttccaggctggggttcaaattggagctgccggcctttgccgcagccatagcaacccaggatctgtgccacatctgtgacctacaccatagctcatggcaacaccagatccttaacctactgagcgaggccaggaattgaacctgcaacctcatggctcctagttggattcattcccactgtgctacaatgggaactcctacctttctAGTTTTACCTATGAAATAAGTTAAACTTAGATTATCTACTCCATTAACAGTGACTCCTCAGCCAGAAACCCACCTTCACTGGGTTGAGGTTCTGGCTGCCATCCTGGCTATGGACAGATTTATGACCTAAGCTGGCCCAGTCCCTGAAAATTTGGAATTGAGCTCAGGAAagaaagctcatttctttttttggctggagCTGCTGTGTGTAAATTTGGAAGCAGAAAAGCTTATGTGATTAAGAAGGGTAGTGTGTGCCCCTATAGAGAAAGGCAGAGGTGAAGGAAAGAGAACTTTGTGGATCTGTGGCTTTCTGGTTCCAGTTTCCAGTCTTCCTGAGAGCTTTCTGGATTTCTGTTCTTGGGTCCTTTTAAGGGCTGAGACAGTtttacttagtttttaaaaaaatcccccccccaatcttttaaataaaaaaagagtatttcCCTACTATGTGATAAATAGCCACTACCCTAACCTTCCCCCCCAACCTACCCTCTAACTGTTCCTTACTTTCAGCCCAGTCCTCCATGATCCATCAAACTATTAATGTTGCCATATCAGGACCCTTCTCTTGCATCCAGTCTAATAGAGTCCTTGCCAATAACTacccccctgcccaccctccccacccccaccaaattCTTGCTTTCTAGACACTGCCATTGTCATTGACTTCTGTGAACCCAAGAGGACTGGCCCAGTCTCACAGAGGACTTACCTGGCTCTGGAATTCCTGGGTGGGTATCCATGAAGAGCTGTGGTGACCAGCCTCCATTGCTTCTTGCTGCTTAGCTGGAGGCCCTAAATGTGGCAGCAAAAGTGGTCTCCCTTGTGATGCTGCTGGCATTTGACTCAGCTGCCTGCTGCTGACAGCACATCCCCTGGGTCATCCTTACATGTCCACTTGGGGAAACTACAGCATCAGTGGGACTCTGGTTCTGGGAGAGCTGGGGAAAAGTTGAGGGTATTCCAAGGCATTGGCTGAGTGCTGAGTGCTCCAACAGCTCAGTGGGCACTTGTACAAGAGGAGGTAGGTCATGGATTATGGATGGGGCTTACGGAAGAGTTTGGGGCCTAGATACCCATAAGGCAATCcctttttaataatttctgtTGAATTTCACCCCCATTTAATAGGATATATTTACTAAGAAATATTGAATGCggtatttttattcataaaaataaaagctaacaaCACAGCACTTGCTTTGTGCCAGTCTTAAAAATGTTAACTAATTTGAGTATTATAACTATCccaattttaaagataatgaCATTTATGATTAACTATTTGAAAactaagtggttttttttttttggtttgtttttccttttgtttttgtctttttagggctgtgcctgtagcatatagagattcccaggctagggggcaagttggagccatagccactggcctatgccacagcaacaccagatccatgcctcatttgtgacctacaccacagcttgtggcaacactggatcctttaacccactgagcaaggccagggattgaacccgtatcctcataggtactagttgggttcttaaggtactgagccacaatggtcaCTCCTAAGaggttatttttaaacttaagtgggcagagccagaatttgaacccaagcaaCCTGTCAACAGAACCCATACTCTTAAGTCCTATCCTCAAAACAATCTTATGTTTGACCCAATTGATTACTGCTTGATAATacagataatattttaaagggctataaaaatatgaatataattgtTCTTAGTTCAGAAGAAGCTGAGAGTAATCAGTTCCATGGACTTATCAAGGAAGGATTGGGTTGCATGACCAATGTTCCCCTCCAAATCACCAACCAACATCCCCAGACCAAGGGAAGGCTCTTGTTGAAAGCGCTGCTACTAGAATCCAGCTtgagggtagggggtgggggcaagagGCTCCTGCTAACCTCCATTCTATGCCTCAAAACAAGGAGCATTGCCAGAATCACCCAGGCTGGACACTAAGAAATAGAAACCACTATTTGGTTTGTTAAGATCTGGGAATCCACAAGCACTGTCCAGTGAAATTTGTGGCATTGACTTGTAGCAAATGGTTGACTCAAGCCAGCAGGAGAGAGAACTTCTGACATTCTATCTTAAGTACAAAGTATTTGCACCCCTCACACATTTCCCACCAACCTCCCACAATCCCCATCTTAGCGatacttttggttttttttttttttgtctttttgctatttcttgggccgctcctgcggcatatggaggttcccaggctaggggtctaatcagagctgtagccaccggcctacgccagagccacagcaacgcgggatccgagccgagtctgcaacctacaccacagctcacagcaacgccggattgttcacccactgagcaagggcagggaccgaacccgcaacctcctagtcggattcattaaccactgcgccatgacgggaactcccttagcgaTACTTTTGAAAGCACCTGTGTTATCAATGGATGTTTTGCTGCTTAAGCAGCCAAGCTGATTATGTCAGGAATCATTCCAGTATAAGGAGGGGTGTTGTCAAAATGATGTTCTATTATTTTGCTTTCAATCCCATCCACCACCCATCACTGCACAGGTGATCATTTATGGCACTGGCAATTTCTAAATAGAAGATTTTAagtcttctaaaattttttttctaaacagaaTGTTTTATAATTGCTCTTTTGTTTTCTACACTACAGTGTACAAGGGATATGGTGTTGCAAACTAAACAACATTTAACTCACGAAATGCAGAACGAGACATTGATATCAGTTGGAGATTGTGGTCAGTGATCCCAGGGGTACAGAAGCCCATAGGCTATGGAAAGTCAAAGCAGTTTTCTGACTAATTTTCTCATTACTTAATTATCGTCATCTATATAAATAAAGTGATAAACTATTTCATGAAAATGTAAAGATTCTGATTACCAAattcctgggtgtgtgtgtgttgtttccccacaccaagcaattctcaaATACTAGATGTCCTAAAATTCAACTCGACTCGGACCCTTCTATCTGGTGATGCATCAGATTCCACAAGCTAAGGACTCAGTCCCATAAGACTGCCCTCCACTTCAGATGCTGACTAAAACCCAGGTTGTTTCCTATGCTTTTGACTGAATGGCagtaaatcagaggttcccacaacTGCCCCCTTCCTTCCgtgggttcaattaatttgccaGAGTagttcacagaactcagagaaacatttcatTTACTATATTACCAGTTTATTATTAAAAGAATCTGACTCAGGAACCTCCAGATATAAGAGCTGCATAGTGCAAGTTATGGCGAAAGGCTCAGAGCTTGCTTGTTCTCTTTGGGCACACTCCAAACCCCATCCTTGTGGGTTTTTATGGGGGCTTCATTatgtaggcatgattgattaaatcttTGGACATTGGTGATCAATTCAACTTCCAGGTCCTTTATTGTTCCTGGAGGTGAGGTATGTATGGGGCAGTATTTGGACAGAAAGTTAAAACTCTAATCACAGggttggttctcctggcaaccagcccccgtATTCTTATGTGCAGTCCAAAAGTCACCGCATTAACATAACAAGACACCTATACCCCTCTCattacttaggaaattccaagggttttaggatcTCTGGGCCAGTAATAgtgtcaaagaccaaatatatatgtcTTATTGTAAACCCCAATATCACAAAATGAGAAagtgctttttttctgttcactAAACCCGATTGGGTAGGGTACAAAATTAAGTTCTGTtgcaataaatatgaaatattaagaTTGTTATGtttatctaaaagaaaatataatttacaaatgaTTTAGGGCTTGATAAAAGTGAACATCTTGTTTCCATTGGTAGGACAGGGAATAATaaacattctgtttttttctggtcATAGAGAAATGCTTAttgaataaaatgggaaatatagagaattataaaagataaaaatcattcatAATCTCAATGGTAATTTTATAAGATTAGAAATATCAGTAGTgactaagaatgatttttttgaCTTTAAGACTTGATATACTACtattgtgaaaataatttttgaacaaattaagaattaaaatagatCTTGAATACATTCTGGGTTAAAATCTTGTTCattcttaaataaaaacaatccatgatatttgagatatttattcattcaggacaaacatttttataatgattaaggctaaaatgaaataatttgctattaaaaatatgCAACTAAGAGGAGACTCTACTTAAATTTTCCGAGATGAAAGAGAAATCATTTCaaccaaatgaaattatttttaaaatgaatgaatgatttggtCTTATGTTTCCCACGAGTATTTTTACATTTGAACAAGAGCAGGAAATGTTTTCATCCTTAATCTTTCAACTTCAGCCTGTAGTATTGAAATCTGCTCTGCttgttcttttgaaatttttgttaacTTTTGTTGTTGCATCATGTTTTCATATCGTTCTTTTGCAATCTTTTCACAAGTCAGTTTAGACCCTATCccaaaaatgaagaaggaattagttggaatttgtgtgtgtgtctttttgtcttttctaggggctATAcccgctaggggtctaatcagagctgtagccgccagcctacgccacagccacagcaatgccagatctgagctacatggacgttcccaggctaggggtctaatcagagctttagctgccagcctacactatggccacagcagcgccagatctgagctatgtctgcgacctataccacagctcatggcaacactggatccttaacccactgagggaggccggggatcaaacccacaacctcatggttcctagtcggattcattaaccactgagccacaacgggaactccagaattagcTGGATTTCTATCTATACTTTTATACAGGAACAACACCCAGAATCAATTAAATATATTGAACAAATACTGGTAGCTTTATAACCACTGTACAGATTTTAGGAATCCTGattacttttaaagaaactgactattgattaaagaaaagacaaaacaaaacaataacttACCCACTGCATTACAGATGTCTTTTCTCTCCGAGACAGCCACCAACTCTTCTCGTAAGCTGCAGCTTAGAGTATAATTTGCTACATCTTTTTGACTGCTGCACCTTCCCAgttttttaagtagttttttgcagttttccaCATTCTTTTTGTGGGTCTGAAATTTTTGTTCCCATAATACcccacaaaaataattttgaaaaaaaataaagacattattcttaaaatttaaatacattgtCATCATAAAGATATCTTACCCACCATATCCCTAGTGTCTAGCATAATgcctgcacatagtaggcacttaaaTTAGTTGTTGAAAGATAGAATGGTATGTTAACACACATTTTagaagagatttttcttattcttaaaaatgagagattaaaaaacacaTAGCCTTGAGATTACTTGGTTTCTACTTTATATATGCTACACGCAAAAAACTGAGCATTGCTAGGCAGTTAAGGTAAAGCAAAGTCTTCACAATGCCAACGACAGACTATTAACACTTCTACTACATAAGTTCAAACTAAAGTGAAACAGGAAATTCGTATACTCAGATATCTCCCAAGGAACTGATTCAAATGTTTAAAGAGGTTCTTCAGGCTACCACAGTGGTCATGGTTGCAATGATTTAGGGACCTCTAATTACAACCTGAATACCAGCATGAAAGGCCAAGATTCTGGTAGGTTCTATCTGAATTCATGATTTGAAAACTATTACTTTGTTCAAATCATTCACAGCTATTGGAATTATAATGATCAATATCTTTGATACCTACCTTATCTAAAACAGCAATGGTTTGCTCCATTATTCCAATTTGAATGGCAATCAGATTCTCATAGTTTGGTTCATTTAggaactttgaaagaaaaaaaaaaaacccacagtatatgaaaggatatttttctctgtttatttcaatagataattttataaagattttcttagttttcaaAGTTACTGTTTCTCATAAAAAACAATCTATCCAAGTTAGGATTGATCTGAGTTTTGTGCCATAATATTTACCTACATTTAGCTATTGATACACTTACCTATATAGTACAATTACAAATGCCtagagtttattttctctttcatttattcattcatttattcaactcaccaaatatttattgtgtctCATTTGAGAGTGTCTCATATGAGTTCCATATTAACAGTGTCCCAGTTAAAGACACTGAAGGAGATAGCAAAGATAGATAATATGACCTAGCcctcaagaaaaagagaacaggagttcccgccgtggcacagaggaaacgagtctgactaggaaccatgaggttgcgggttcgatccctggcctcactcagtgggttaaggatccagcattgctatgagctgtggtgtaggtctcagacacggctcagatctggcattgctgtgtatctggagtaggctggcagctacagctccaactggacccctaatctgggaacctccatatgcagtgggtgcagtcctagaaaaagactaaaaaaaaagaaaaagagaacatgtAGTATGATTAGTTGCCAAGAGATATGTAAAGTGACATGCAAAATAAAAGGTGGTTTGAGATGGGTTATGATTTCTCTGAACTGGGGAAATCAAAACCCTTTGTGGATGAGATGGCATTTAAACTAtagcttgaaaaataaatttggaatgggaagaaaaaaaaaggaaaaagaaaaccaacaaggaaagATATTCCAGTAGAAGAACCAGTGttagcaaaggcacagaggtagAATCCTAGAAAATGAAATCGGTTTGGTTTAAGAATActgatgtttggagttcccatcgtggcgcagtggttaacgaatccgactaggaaccatgaggttgcgggttcggtccctgcccttgctcagtgggttaacgatccggcgttgccgtgagctgtggtgtaggttgcagacgcggctcggatcccgcgttgctgtggctctggcgtaggccggtggctacagctccgattcaacccctagcctgggaacctccatatgccgcgggagtggcccaaagagatagcaaaaaaaaagacaaaagaaaaaaaaaagaatactgatgTTTAAGAGGAACAATGGAACAATGGGAATGAGTTTGAAAACACAGGTTGAAGGAC from the Phacochoerus africanus isolate WHEZ1 chromosome 15, ROS_Pafr_v1, whole genome shotgun sequence genome contains:
- the SFR1 gene encoding swi5-dependent recombination DNA repair protein 1 homolog, translated to MAAGEVNQDFKMGSPDSAVILPSTPQAGANPPSPPTSSSRKQPMSATLRERLRKTRSSFNSCYSVVKRLKVESEENDQTFSEKPAPSAEEKNCLEFQENFKHIDSEFEESPYSKNTFKNISACESNSFDTESCRDLQDDFMNENLPKQGLNKEKAKLVKQIQEKEDLLRRLKLVKMYRSKNDLSQLQLLIKKWRSCSQLLLYELQSAMSEENKKLSLTQLIDHYGLDDKLLHYSRNEEEFIDV